One part of the Acidobacteriota bacterium genome encodes these proteins:
- a CDS encoding glycosyltransferase — MRILWGSPLPPTRSGVSDYAVELLPEIGALARLRVLTPPDASPPEPGSLGPGVEFVPFDTPAHEDEVSLIHLGNNPHHLWLLDRLKARNTVAVMHDLVLHHLLVESSGEESDDLGKGLRVAHGDSGAALGAARRFGLTGQRDPFLFPARSAFVEGLNGAIVHSRWGRDVLRKEFPDLRVGLTGLAVADPGPIDRGMVRQAHGIAEDQTVLMHLGFMTPEKGLEAILTGFATARQAGVNAHLLVVGEGRGGEGLMAAASAVDVADSVSFAGWVKSEEMRSIPAAADLGIVLRTPSAGETSAAAVRFLAAGTPVAVGGQHQFLEWPEEAAPRITPGPSAAAEIARLIAFAAERDERWDGRRVAARRAYEENHRPAQAAATMVGFLESL; from the coding sequence ATGAGGATCCTCTGGGGTTCGCCCTTGCCGCCGACGCGTTCCGGTGTCAGCGATTACGCTGTCGAGCTGCTTCCCGAAATCGGAGCTCTGGCCCGTCTCAGAGTGTTGACGCCTCCGGATGCATCCCCCCCGGAACCGGGTTCGCTGGGCCCCGGTGTCGAGTTCGTACCATTCGACACCCCCGCACACGAGGACGAGGTGTCGCTGATCCACCTCGGAAACAACCCGCATCACCTGTGGCTGCTCGATCGCCTGAAAGCTCGGAACACGGTAGCGGTCATGCACGATCTGGTGCTCCACCACTTGCTCGTCGAATCGTCAGGCGAGGAGAGTGACGACCTCGGGAAGGGGCTTCGGGTCGCTCACGGCGATTCCGGCGCCGCCCTCGGCGCCGCCCGACGCTTCGGCCTGACCGGTCAGAGAGATCCATTTCTGTTTCCCGCCCGGTCAGCTTTCGTCGAAGGTTTGAACGGAGCTATCGTCCATTCGCGATGGGGCCGGGATGTGCTGCGGAAGGAATTTCCGGACCTTCGTGTTGGGCTCACGGGACTCGCGGTCGCTGACCCGGGCCCGATCGACAGGGGGATGGTGCGGCAGGCGCACGGGATCGCCGAAGACCAAACGGTGCTCATGCACCTCGGTTTCATGACGCCGGAGAAAGGTCTCGAGGCGATTCTCACGGGCTTCGCGACCGCCAGACAGGCGGGGGTCAACGCCCACCTATTGGTGGTCGGTGAGGGTCGCGGTGGTGAAGGTCTGATGGCAGCTGCGAGTGCGGTCGATGTGGCAGACTCAGTGTCCTTTGCCGGTTGGGTGAAATCAGAAGAAATGCGGTCGATTCCTGCGGCCGCGGATCTCGGCATCGTGCTGAGGACGCCGTCAGCCGGGGAGACTTCTGCGGCTGCGGTACGGTTTTTGGCCGCAGGTACGCCGGTGGCAGTCGGAGGGCAACACCAGTTCCTGGAATGGCCGGAGGAGGCGGCGCCGCGCATAACGCCCGGCCCGTCTGCGGCTGCCGAGATCGCGCGGTTGATCGCTTTCGCGGCCGAGCGCGATGAGCGTTGGGATGGGCGCAGGGTCGCAGCGCGCCGCGCATACGAGGAAAATCACCGGCCGGCTCAAGCAGCGGCGACGATGGTCGGCTTTCTGGAATCGCTCTGA